In Mytilus edulis chromosome 13, xbMytEdul2.2, whole genome shotgun sequence, a single window of DNA contains:
- the LOC139501005 gene encoding zinc finger protein 862-like: MICYVQYVDPDSNEVNTDFLFICNLLENSDSANSQTLFDVLCMKLNELQMDVKKISGLCTDGASVMVGKKDGLASKLKKENSSLIAVHCICHRLALACTDTNVKLKSIGNVEQIMLQLWKLFHYSPKKMALFLKHLQNYRNLIINTSIEEKCCKILKKACKTRWLSFDASIQAVWEELVPVVQTLSAISESDATAYGLLKRMNCTIFVGIVYILKEILPVLARVSKIFQRGYFNFSSIQPTLECAQGELQHISDNLTPIKNLEKDIQSDGRLGLLALELKDGTKTNLQHTLENYVQSLIDNISKRFPDVAILSALGIFNPVIIPDKKSTEFMNYGASSIETIFAHFYSNDEDITIDECLAEWNLLKYHLIKMKPDIPSQCELDSQLRTSTEWCLRQIVLKRHEYKHVCPHLANIAEIVLTVPVSNAWPERGCSKVKIIKTDLRNRLKNDVLNGLMMISINGPQTCSHECDKVVNDSVKLWLGEKNRRKLPSKNKGQVEMEMNKPSAHATPIDNVQIQLPTVHNEKPDNNSELEPNPNAYDDPELNEREIEKTLLQLKIVRSLIEAKTCREAESDSDSDTEFL; encoded by the exons ATGATTTGTTATGTACAATACGTGGATCCTGATTCCAATGAAGTTAACactgattttttatttatttgtaatttattgGAAAATTCTGATTCTGCCAATTCACAAACACTATTTGATGTGCTTTGCATGAAATTGAACGAATTACAAATGGATGTTAAAAAGATTTCTGGTTTGTGTACTGATGGGGCTTCTGTAATGGTGGGTAAAAAGGATGGTCTGGCCTCAAAATTGAAGAAAGAGAACTCCTCTCTAATTGCAGTTCATTGCATATGCCACAGACTAGCTTTAGCTTGTACTGATACCAATGTTAAACTTAAATCAATAGGCAATGTGGAACAAATAATGTTACAATTATGGAAGTTGTTCCACTATTCACCAAAAAAAATGGCACTTTTTTTGAAACATTTGCAGAATTATCGTAACCTTATAATTAACACTTCTATTGAGGAAAAATgctgtaaaattttgaaaaaagcctGTAAAACCCGTTGGCTAAGCTTTGATGCTTCAATTCAAGCTGTCTGGGAGGAATTAGTTCCTGTTGTGCAAACTCTGAGTGCAATTTCCGAATCAGATGCCACCGCTTACGGATTACTTAAAAGAATGAATTGCACAATTTTTGTAGGAATTGTCtacattttgaaagaaattttacCGGTTTTAGCTAGAGTGAGTAAAATTTTCCAACGAGGCTATTTCAACTTCAGTTCCATTCAACCTACCTTAGAGTGTGCCCAAGGAGAACTCCAACATATTTCTGACAATCTTACACCAATCAAAAATCTTGAAAAAGACATTCAGTCTGATGGAAGACTTGGTCTTTTGGCCCTTGAATTAAAGGATGGTACCAAAACCAACTTACAACACACACTAGAAAACTATGTGCAGTCTTTGATTGACAATATTTCTAAACGTTTTCCAGATGTTGCAATATTAAGTGCCTTAGGGATTTTTAATCCTGTCATAATTCCAGATAAAAAGAGTACTGAGTTCATGAATTATGGAGCTTCATCTATAGAAACAATTTTCGctcatttttattcaaatgatgaGGATATAACTATAGATGAATGTTTAGCGGAATGGAATTTGTTGAAATACCACTTAATTAAAATGAAACCAGACATTCCTTCGCAATGTGAACTCGATTCACAGTTGCGTACATCCACTGAGTGGTGTCTTAGGCAAATTGTCTTGAAAAGACATGAGTATAAACATGTGTGTCCACATTTAGCAAATATTGCAGAAATTGTTTTAACAGTGCCAGTTAGCAACGCATGGCCTGAGAGAGGCTGTTCAAAGGTAAAGATAATAAAAACTGATCTTAGAAATCGCCTTAAAAATGATGTCCTAAATGGTTTGATGATGATATCCATAAATGGTCCACAAACTTGTTCACATGAATGTGACAAAGTGGTGAATGATTCTGTTAAGTTATGGCTTGGAGAAAAGAACAGAAGAAAATTACCATCAAAAAACAAAGGACAAG TTGAAATGGAAATGAATAAACCCTCAGCACATGCTACACCTATTGACAATGTTCAAATACAACTACCAACAGTTCATAATGAGAAGCCTGACAACAATTCTGAATTGGAACCTAATCCAAATGCATATGATGACCCTGAACTTAATGAAAGAGAAATTGAAAAAACATTGTTACAACTCAAAATTGTCAGATCTTTGATTGAAGCCAAAACCTGCAGGGAGGCAGAGAGTGACAGTGATTCAGATACAGagtttttgtaa
- the LOC139501560 gene encoding glutathione S-transferase 1-like: protein MGSGASKGGSYKLTYFNGKGRAEVARLCLAAAGVKYEDIRVEQSDWPALKPKTPLGFLPVLEVNGKELTQKLVVDRYLAGQFGLFGSNDMEKAKIDEVMTTIADFTVDCTKPVFIKEEAAKAEAVKSIVDTKLPAIMAYLEKALDANQTNSGFIVGGKLSVADLTIFFFVDTLSNLSSTAIDKYTKLRDLSAKVGVINSIATYVANRKKTPF, encoded by the exons ATGGGGTCAGGTGCAAG TAAAGGTGGTTCATACAAGCTAACATATTTCAATGGTAAAGGACGAGCAGAAGTTGCTCGTCTTTGCTTGGCGGCTGCGGGGGTCAAGTATGAAGATATTCGAGTGGAGCAATCCGACTGGCCAGCATTAAAACCAA AAACTCCGTTAGGATTTTTACCAGTGTTAGAAGTAAATGGAAAAGAACTGACACAGAAATTGGTCGTCGACAGATATCTTGCAGGACAATTTG GTCTCTTTGGAAGTAATGACATGGAAAAAGCAAAGATAGATGAAGTGATGACGACAATAGCAGATTTCACTGTTGATTGTACAAAGCCTGTTTTTATCAAAGAGGAGGCTGCGAAG GCTGAAGCCGTTAAGTCTATAGTGGATACCAAACTACCTGCCATTATGGCCTACCTAGAAAAGGCATTGGATGCCAATCAGACAAACAGTGGATTTATAGTAGGAGGAAAG ttatCCGTGGCAGATTTGACAATTTTCTTCTTTGTGGACACACTCAGCAATCTCTCATCAACAGcaatagataaatatacaaaactgCGAGATCTGAGTGCAAAAGTAGGAGTCATCAATAGTATAGCAACATATGTAGCTAATCGAAAGAAAACTCCATTTTAA